A stretch of the Chanos chanos chromosome 1, fChaCha1.1, whole genome shotgun sequence genome encodes the following:
- the ppp2r5ca gene encoding serine/threonine-protein phosphatase 2A 56 kDa regulatory subunit gamma isoform isoform X5 — MLTCNKAGNRMVVDAPNCNGPFQPVALMHFRDVAPAEQERLFIQKLRQCCVLFDFVSDPLSDLKWKEVKRAALSEMVEHITHNRNVITEPIYPEVVHMFAINMFRTLPPSSNPTGAEFDPEEDEPTLEAAWPHLQLVYEFFLRFLESPDFQPNIAKKYIDQKFVMQLLELFDSEDPRERDFLKTTLHRIYGKFLGLRAYIRKQINNIFYRFIYETEHHNGIAELLEILGSIINGFALPLKEEHKIFLLKVLLPLHKVKSLSVYHPQLAYCVVQFLEKDSTLTEPVVMALLKYWPKTHSPKEVMFLNELEEILDVIEPSEFVKVMEPLFRQLAKCVSSPHFQVAERALYYWNNEYVMSLISDNAATILPIMFPALYRNSKTHWNKTIHGLIYNALKLFMEMNQKLFDDCTQQFKAEKNKEKAKLKEREEAWLKIENLAKSNPQIQKDQRKDRPLVRRKSELPQDVHTVKALESHRRAKDMITNHDSH; from the exons ATGTTGACATGCAATAAAGCTGGGAACAGGATGGTCGTAGATGCACCCAATTGTAACGGGCCTTTTCAGCCGGTGGCCCTAATGCACTTCAGAG ATGTGGCGCCGGCCGAACAGGAGCGGCTGTTTATTCAGAAGCTGAGGCAGTGTTGCGTTCTTTTCGACTTCGTGTCCGACCCGCTAAGTGACCTGAAATGGAAGGAGGTGAAGCGGGCTGCCCTCAGTGAGATGGTcgaacacatcacacacaacaggaaCGTCATCACCGAACCCATCTACCCCGAGGTGGTGCACATG TTTGCCATCAACATGTTTCGGACGCTACCGCCTTCCTCCAACCCCACGGGGGCGGAGTTTGATCCCGAGGAGGATGAACCGACGCTGGAAGCAGCTTGGCCACACCTCCAG ctcgTTTATGAATTTTTCCTTAGATTTCTTGAATCCCCTGATTTCCAGCCCAACATAGCGAAGAAATACATTGACCAGAAGTTTGTGATGCAG CTTTTGGAACTGTTTGATAGTGAAGACCCCCGAGAGAGAGACTTCCTAAAGACTACCCTGCACAGAATATATGGAAAATTCCTTGGACTGAGGGCTTACATCAGAAAACAGatcaataatatattttatag ATTTATTTATGAGACAGAGCATCACAATGGAATAGCCGAATTACTGGAAATACTTGGAAG TATAATCAATGGTTTTGCCTTACCATTAAAAGAAGAGCACAAGATTTTTCTGCTGAAGGTTTTATTGCCATTGCACAAAGTCAAGTCACTCAGTGTCTATCATCCTCAG TTGGCGTACTGTGTGGTGCAATTCCTAGAGAAGGACAGCACACTCACTGAACCA GTAGTGATGGCCCTTCTTAAGTACTGGCCAAAGACGCACAGCCCAAAGGAAGTCATGTTCCTCAACGAGCTGGAAGAGATTCTGGACGTCATTGAGCCGTCCGAGTTCGTCAAGGTCATGGAGCCCCTCTTTCGCCAGCTGGCCAAGTGTGTGTCCAGCCCACACTTTCAG GTGGCAGAGAGAGCGCTGTATTACTGGAATAACGAATACGTCATGAGTCTGATTAGTGACAACGCGGCCACGATTCTCCCCATCATGTTTCCAGCCCTGTACCGTAACTCAAAGACCCACTGGAACAA GACGATTCACGGTTTGATTTATAATGCGCTGAAGCTCTTTATGGAGATGAACCAGAAACTCTTTGATGACTGCACACAGCAGTTCAAGGCGGAGAAAAACAA ggagaaggCAAAGTTAAAAGAAAGGGAAGAGGCCTGGCTAAAGATTGAGAATCTCGCTAAATCAAACCCACAG
- the ppp2r5ca gene encoding serine/threonine-protein phosphatase 2A 56 kDa regulatory subunit gamma isoform isoform X4 codes for MLTCNKAGNRMVVDAPNCNGPFQPVALMHFRDVAPAEQERLFIQKLRQCCVLFDFVSDPLSDLKWKEVKRAALSEMVEHITHNRNVITEPIYPEVVHMFAINMFRTLPPSSNPTGAEFDPEEDEPTLEAAWPHLQLVYEFFLRFLESPDFQPNIAKKYIDQKFVMQLLELFDSEDPRERDFLKTTLHRIYGKFLGLRAYIRKQINNIFYRFIYETEHHNGIAELLEILGSIINGFALPLKEEHKIFLLKVLLPLHKVKSLSVYHPQLAYCVVQFLEKDSTLTEPVVMALLKYWPKTHSPKEVMFLNELEEILDVIEPSEFVKVMEPLFRQLAKCVSSPHFQVAERALYYWNNEYVMSLISDNAATILPIMFPALYRNSKTHWNKTIHGLIYNALKLFMEMNQKLFDDCTQQFKAEKNKEKAKLKEREEAWLKIENLAKSNPQFHMFVDSSGLNSPVEMETDGHLIEDIHMLKKTVKDGATQIQKDQRKDRPLVRRKSELPQDVHTVKALESHRRAKDMITNHDSH; via the exons ATGTTGACATGCAATAAAGCTGGGAACAGGATGGTCGTAGATGCACCCAATTGTAACGGGCCTTTTCAGCCGGTGGCCCTAATGCACTTCAGAG ATGTGGCGCCGGCCGAACAGGAGCGGCTGTTTATTCAGAAGCTGAGGCAGTGTTGCGTTCTTTTCGACTTCGTGTCCGACCCGCTAAGTGACCTGAAATGGAAGGAGGTGAAGCGGGCTGCCCTCAGTGAGATGGTcgaacacatcacacacaacaggaaCGTCATCACCGAACCCATCTACCCCGAGGTGGTGCACATG TTTGCCATCAACATGTTTCGGACGCTACCGCCTTCCTCCAACCCCACGGGGGCGGAGTTTGATCCCGAGGAGGATGAACCGACGCTGGAAGCAGCTTGGCCACACCTCCAG ctcgTTTATGAATTTTTCCTTAGATTTCTTGAATCCCCTGATTTCCAGCCCAACATAGCGAAGAAATACATTGACCAGAAGTTTGTGATGCAG CTTTTGGAACTGTTTGATAGTGAAGACCCCCGAGAGAGAGACTTCCTAAAGACTACCCTGCACAGAATATATGGAAAATTCCTTGGACTGAGGGCTTACATCAGAAAACAGatcaataatatattttatag ATTTATTTATGAGACAGAGCATCACAATGGAATAGCCGAATTACTGGAAATACTTGGAAG TATAATCAATGGTTTTGCCTTACCATTAAAAGAAGAGCACAAGATTTTTCTGCTGAAGGTTTTATTGCCATTGCACAAAGTCAAGTCACTCAGTGTCTATCATCCTCAG TTGGCGTACTGTGTGGTGCAATTCCTAGAGAAGGACAGCACACTCACTGAACCA GTAGTGATGGCCCTTCTTAAGTACTGGCCAAAGACGCACAGCCCAAAGGAAGTCATGTTCCTCAACGAGCTGGAAGAGATTCTGGACGTCATTGAGCCGTCCGAGTTCGTCAAGGTCATGGAGCCCCTCTTTCGCCAGCTGGCCAAGTGTGTGTCCAGCCCACACTTTCAG GTGGCAGAGAGAGCGCTGTATTACTGGAATAACGAATACGTCATGAGTCTGATTAGTGACAACGCGGCCACGATTCTCCCCATCATGTTTCCAGCCCTGTACCGTAACTCAAAGACCCACTGGAACAA GACGATTCACGGTTTGATTTATAATGCGCTGAAGCTCTTTATGGAGATGAACCAGAAACTCTTTGATGACTGCACACAGCAGTTCAAGGCGGAGAAAAACAA ggagaaggCAAAGTTAAAAGAAAGGGAAGAGGCCTGGCTAAAGATTGAGAATCTCGCTAAATCAAACCCACAG TTCCATATGTTTGTTGATTCCTCTGGCCTCAATAGTCCAGTAGAAATGGAGACCGATGGTCATTTGATAGAAGATATTCACATGTTAAAAAAGACAGTAAAGGATGGAGCCACACAG